Proteins co-encoded in one Arachis hypogaea cultivar Tifrunner chromosome 11, arahy.Tifrunner.gnm2.J5K5, whole genome shotgun sequence genomic window:
- the LOC112721718 gene encoding protein FAR1-RELATED SEQUENCE 5-like, protein MAEGAEEFEQQMDSPNEIVASQSSSENMENYTNSDEVINQAIGEEQLDPEEGMCLGTLEYARAYYYRYAARTGFVVKIRTTGWETRNDQRVVVNQALHCNRDGYRTSRVKTPKKRKTVASTNCKARCYLALDKMIGQWRISRVELSHSHPLNPKLSVMFSANRQLSMHVKDLIQQNDKAGIRPSKTYQALANAVGGPANLSFTEKDVRNYISHHLRISGDETDPKELLKHFSRMKELNSNFFFEIDVDENHSIRNVFWADARCRAAWEYFGDVVTFDTTYKTNRYDIPFGSFVGVNHHGMSTLLGCALLRNEDTRTFEWLFRTWLKCMGKAPICVITDQSLQMRSALETTLPHTRHRWCIWHILNKIPNKLVGYRHFDQLITCIKRIVFGSKSKDSFERDWHDFIEEYDLHNSKWLNDMFADRHMWVSVFFKDEFWAGMRSTQRSESMHSVFDKYLNSKSSLLQFVRQYQNCVIDKEQKELECDAADLRGIIPCVSSSPIEKQFQREYTNSMFRDVQDQFIKKADCDISSVNHHGTSIVCEVDQQKMVFDMSVYSRYQVVYCSQSLDVQYDCFMFQSNGILCCHSLAVLLDFRVTAVSSQYILSRWSKNVSRRHTYIRSSIDMDCFDESMTIFRELCSDFYNVAQDFVATPEVAAILRDAMDSARQKLKEHKESEHQAAHEAFLEDSKFNNTTNHKH, encoded by the exons ATGGCAGAAGGTGCTGAAGAATTTGAACAACAGATGGACTCACCCAATGAAATTGTTGCCAGTCAATCAAGTTCTGAAAATATGGAAAACTACACTAATTCTGATGAG GTCATAAACCAAGCCATTGGTGAAGAGCAGCTAGATCCCGAGGAGGGAATGTGTTTAGGCACATTAGAATATGCGCGTGCATATTATTACCGATATGCGGCTAGGACTGGATTTGTCGTCAAAATAAGAACCACTGGCTGGGAGACGAGAAACGATCAGAGGGTGGTTGTTAATCAGGCTTTGCATTGTAACAGAGATGGATACCGCACATCCCGTGTAAAGACACCCAAGAAAAGGAAAACGGTGGCCTCAACCAACTGCAAAGCCCGTTGCTATTTGGCATTAGATAAAATGATAGGGCAGTGGAGGATTTCTCGAGTAGAGTTATCCCACTCACACCCGCTTAATCCGAAGCTATCTGTAATGTTCTCAGCAAACCGTCAGCTAAGTATGCATGTGAAGGACCTGATACAGCAAAATGACAAAGCTGGCATTAGACCGAGTAAGACGTACCAGGCACTAGCAAATGCCGTCGGTGGCCCTGCCAACCTCTCCTTTACAGAGAAGGATGTTAGAAATTACATTAGTCATCACTTACGCATTTCCGGGGATGAGACAGATCCAAAAGAGTTACTTAAGCACTTCTCACGGATGAAGGAGCTCAATTCGAACTTTTTCTTTGAAATAGATGTGGACGAAAACCATAGcattagaaatgtgttttgggccGATGCTCGGTGTAGAGCTGCATGGGAATATTTTGGTGATGTTGTGACGTTTGACACTACTTACAAGACTAATAG gTACGACATTCCATTTGGGTCTTTCGTAGGTGTCAACCACCATGGGATGTCTACACTTCTTGGGTGCGCATTATTGCGGAATGAGGACACTCGTACATTCGAATGGCTTTTTCGTACTTGGTTGAAGTGCATGGGTAAGGCCCCCATATGTGTTATAACAGATCAGTCGCTGCAGATGCGTTCTGCATTAGAAACCACATTACCACACACACGCCATAGATGGTGCATATGGCATATCCTAAACAAGATACCAAACAAGCTGGTAGGTTACCGTCATTTCGATCAGCTTATCACATGCATTAAGAGGATTGTGTTTGGATCCAAATCTAAGGACTCATTTGAGAGAGATTGGCACGATTTCATTGAAGAGTATGACCTCCACAATTCTAAGTGGCTAAATG ATATGTTTGCTGACCGACACATGTGGGTGTCAGTATTTTTCAAGGACGAATTCTGGGCTGGCATGAGGAGCACACAGCGTAGTGAGAGCATGCATTCAGTTTTCGATAAGTACTTAAACAGTAAGAGCTCTTTGTTGCAATTTGTTCGCCAATACCAAAACTGTGTTATAGACAAGGAGCAAAAGGAGCTTGAGTGTGACGCTGCTGATTTAAGGGGTATTATCCCTTGTGTTTCTAGCTCACCAATAGAGAAGCAGTTCCAGAGAGAATATACAAACTCCATGTTTCGAGACGTTCAAgatcaatttataaaaaaagcCGATTGTGACATCTCCTCAGTCAACCATCATGGCACAAGTATAGTTTGTGAAGTTGACCAACAAAAGATGGTGTTTGACATGTCAGTGTATAGCAGATACCAAGTCGTGTATTGCTCGCAGTCATTAGACGTTCAATATGATTGCTTTATGTTCCAATCGAATGGTATTCTATGCTGCCACAGTCTTGCTGTTCTCCTAGATTTTCGTGTGACAGCAGTGTCCTCACAATACATTCTATCCCGATGGAGTAAGAATGTTAGTCGGAGACACACATACATCAGGAGTAGCATTGACATGGACTGTTTTGATGAAAGCATGACCATTTTTAGGGAATTGTGTTCTGATTTTTACAACGTTGCTCAGGATTTCGTGGCTACTCCGGAGGTTGCTGCTATATTACGTGATGCCATGGACAGTGCTCGGCAGAAGCTCAAAGAACACAAGGAATCCGAGCATCAAGCTGCACAT GAAGCATTTTTGGAGGATTCGAAGTTTAACAACACTACAAATCATAAGCATTAG
- the LOC112722495 gene encoding uncharacterized protein isoform X1, producing MVSCVEDTNIPVESFEFIPTKGIISSVRDDIFLIDFIGVLCAKSDLILFEKKAQKSHYMKIELDDLSGSEKLSCTLWENYASEFGSLLNANKSTKYIIVLQFAKMKFFNGVMTITNTNFKTKILVNADLEVVKKFCQKLIGLGHKQTTNLKVIGCVVRPFPFEDFHVYTICINFSYQGYHQEIILCHLWYYR from the exons ATGGTTTCTTGTGTGGAGGATACAAATATCCCTGTTGAGTCTTTTGAGTTTATACCCACCAAGGGTATTATATCTTCTGTCAGAGATGACATATTCCTTATTG ATTTCATTGGTGTCCTGTGTGCAAAGAGTGATTTGATTCTCTTTGAAAAAAAGGCCCAAAAATCGCACTACATGAAGATCGAACTCGATGATCTCAG TGGGAGTGAGAAGCTATCATGTACATTATGGGAGAATTATGCTTCTGAATTTGGCTCCCTTCTTAACGCTAACAAGTCTactaaatatataatagtgcTCCAATTTGCAAAGATGAAGTTCTTCAATG GAGTTATGACTATCACCAACACAAACTTCAAAACAAAGATACTGGTGAATGCTGATCTTGAGGTGGTTAAGAAGTTCTGTCAAAA GCTCATTGGACTTGGCCACAAGCAGACAACCAACTTAAAGGTCATTGGGTGTGTAGTCAGGCCCTTTCCATTTGAAGATTTTCACGTTTACACGATATGCATCAATTTCTCATATCAAGGATACCATCAAG AAATCATCCTATGTCACCTGTGGTACTATCGTTGA
- the LOC112722495 gene encoding uncharacterized protein isoform X2, with protein MHGGIKACKRCTQGLEALTDQFYCTKCHVYATSFLPRFCIQVRVLDDTNTATFVLFENVASKFLGFPAADLRCEAVTKPGSQKLAATLAASVRVSDDLDEIGGVVVSTTPLNSRDATPCAVEDASMVTHTPMKWICVKSIDGGSSHVPSTASRNLLPTFDKNITKEHTDPSGMDI; from the exons ATGCACGGTGGTATAAAGGCATGCAAGCGTTGCACCCAAGGTCTTGAGGCACTAACAGACCAATTTTATTGCACTAAATGCCATGTTTACGCGACTTCTTTTCTTCCAAG GTTCTGTATTCAAGTGCGTGTCCTTGATGATACAAATACAGCAACTTTTGTGCTGTTTGAAAATGTTGCCTCTAAGTTCCTCGGTTTCCCTGCCGCTGACCTCCGCTGCGAAGCGGTCACTAAG CCTGGATCGCAGAAGCTAGCAGCAACTCTTGCAGCTTCCGTCCGCGTTTCCGATGATCTGGACGAGATCGGCGGGGTTGTTGTCTCGACCACCCCCTTAAACTCAAGGGATGCTACTCCATGTGCCGTTGAGGATGCATCCATGGTCACCCACACTCCTATGAAATGGATTTGTGTCAAATCTATTGACGGCGGCTCCTCCCATGTTCCATCCACAGCATCAAGAAATCTGCTTCCTACATTTGACAAGAATATCACTAAGGAGCATACTGATCCAAGTGGCATGGACATTTGA
- the LOC112722498 gene encoding uncharacterized protein isoform X4 produces MLDSHNSLAKVFRYAAERFAQDSTTPLRVRLIKKRDTNSRRYNLPSTSEVAAFIFGDFDQENLARDVIIETHSNLLKRIDVNHPQYLALQYLLLFPYEEDGFRNDILISEEISNQNIYKKETISMREFFSYRLQMRSHESQVILISRSLFQQFLVDSYTMVEAERLQYHRHHQNKFRSHQLQGLHECLIQGETQAAKTGKRVFLPSSFVGGPRYRYNNCKDAFSICRDRREVDRTFFLLPIKVRYSPESGPLCSFQCEFSVSASLDIKSKKKSLLAS; encoded by the exons ATGCTTGATTCCCATAATTCACTTGCTAAGGTGTTTCGGTATGCTGCTGAAAGATTTGCTCAGGATTCAACGACTCCACTTCGAGTTCGTCTTATTAAGAAGAGGGATACCAACAGTAGAAGATACAATCTACCATCAACATCTGAAGTTGCAGCCTTTATTTTCGGTGATTTCGATCAAGAAAACCTTGCAAGAGATGTTATTATCGAAACACATTCAAACCTGTTGAAACGAATTGATGTTAATCACCCTCAGTATCTAGCTCTTCAATACCTCTTGCTATTTCCATACGAAGAAGATGGTTTCAGGAACGACATTTTAATTTCTGAAGAAATAtctaatcaaaatatatataaaaaggaaACCATTAGCATGAGGGAATTTTTTTCTTATCGCCTTCAGATGAGATCTCATGAGTCGCAAGTTATTCTAATATCAAGAAGTTTGTTCCAGCAGTTTTTAGTGGATAGTTACACCATGGTAGAGGCTGAAAGATTGCAGTATCATAGGCACCACCAGAACAAGTTTCGCTCCCATCAATTGCAAGGGCTTCATGAGTGTCTTATTCAGGGTGAAACTCAAGCTGCTAAAACTGGCAAACGGGTTTTCTTGCCATCTTCATTTGTTGGTGGTCCTCGATACAGGTATAACAATTGCAAAGATGCTTTTTCCATATGTAG AGATAGAAGAGAGGTAGATCGTACTTTTTTCCTGCTTCCAATCAAAGTGAGATATTCTCCAGAAAGTGGTCCCCTGTGCAGTTTCCAATGTGAGTTTTCTGTGTCGGCCAGCTTGGAtattaaaagcaaaaaaaaaagtctatTGGCTTCATAG
- the LOC112722498 gene encoding uncharacterized protein isoform X5, with protein MLDSHNSLAKVFRYAAERFAQDSTTPLRVRLIKKRDTNSRRYNLPSTSEVAAFIFGDFDQENLARDVIIETHSNLLKRIDVNHPQYLALQYLLLFPYEEDGFRNDILISEEISNQNIYKKETISMREFFSYRLQMRSHESQVILISRSLFQQFLVDSYTMVEAERLQYHRHHQNKFRSHQLQGLHECLIQGETQAAKTGKRVFLPSSFVGGPRYRYNNCKDAFSICR; from the exons ATGCTTGATTCCCATAATTCACTTGCTAAGGTGTTTCGGTATGCTGCTGAAAGATTTGCTCAGGATTCAACGACTCCACTTCGAGTTCGTCTTATTAAGAAGAGGGATACCAACAGTAGAAGATACAATCTACCATCAACATCTGAAGTTGCAGCCTTTATTTTCGGTGATTTCGATCAAGAAAACCTTGCAAGAGATGTTATTATCGAAACACATTCAAACCTGTTGAAACGAATTGATGTTAATCACCCTCAGTATCTAGCTCTTCAATACCTCTTGCTATTTCCATACGAAGAAGATGGTTTCAGGAACGACATTTTAATTTCTGAAGAAATAtctaatcaaaatatatataaaaaggaaACCATTAGCATGAGGGAATTTTTTTCTTATCGCCTTCAGATGAGATCTCATGAGTCGCAAGTTATTCTAATATCAAGAAGTTTGTTCCAGCAGTTTTTAGTGGATAGTTACACCATGGTAGAGGCTGAAAGATTGCAGTATCATAGGCACCACCAGAACAAGTTTCGCTCCCATCAATTGCAAGGGCTTCATGAGTGTCTTATTCAGGGTGAAACTCAAGCTGCTAAAACTGGCAAACGGGTTTTCTTGCCATCTTCATTTGTTGGTGGTCCTCGATACAGGTATAACAATTGCAAAGATGCTTTTTCCATATGTAG ATGA
- the LOC112722498 gene encoding uncharacterized protein isoform X7, which produces MLDSHNSLAKVFRYAAERFAQDSTTPLRVRLIKKRDTNSRRYNLPSTSEVAAFIFGDFDQENLARDVIIETHSNLLKRIDVNHPQYLALQYLLLFPYEEDGFRNDILISEEISNQNIYKKETISMREFFSYRLQMRSHESQVILISRSLFQQFLVDSYTMVEAERLQYHRHHQNKFRSHQLQGLHECLIQGETQAAKTGKRVFLPSSFVGGPRYR; this is translated from the exons ATGCTTGATTCCCATAATTCACTTGCTAAGGTGTTTCGGTATGCTGCTGAAAGATTTGCTCAGGATTCAACGACTCCACTTCGAGTTCGTCTTATTAAGAAGAGGGATACCAACAGTAGAAGATACAATCTACCATCAACATCTGAAGTTGCAGCCTTTATTTTCGGTGATTTCGATCAAGAAAACCTTGCAAGAGATGTTATTATCGAAACACATTCAAACCTGTTGAAACGAATTGATGTTAATCACCCTCAGTATCTAGCTCTTCAATACCTCTTGCTATTTCCATACGAAGAAGATGGTTTCAGGAACGACATTTTAATTTCTGAAGAAATAtctaatcaaaatatatataaaaaggaaACCATTAGCATGAGGGAATTTTTTTCTTATCGCCTTCAGATGAGATCTCATGAGTCGCAAGTTATTCTAATATCAAGAAGTTTGTTCCAGCAGTTTTTAGTGGATAGTTACACCATGGTAGAGGCTGAAAGATTGCAGTATCATAGGCACCACCAGAACAAGTTTCGCTCCCATCAATTGCAAGGGCTTCATGAGTGTCTTATTCAGGGTGAAACTCAAGCTGCTAAAACTGGCAAACGGGTTTTCTTGCCATCTTCATTTGTTGGTGGTCCTCGATACAG ATGA
- the LOC112722498 gene encoding uncharacterized protein isoform X6, with protein MLDSHNSLAKVFRYAAERFAQDSTTPLRVRLIKKRDTNSRRYNLPSTSEVAAFIFGDFDQENLARDVIIETHSNLLKRIDVNHPQYLALQYLLLFPYEEDGFRNDILISEEISNQNIYKKETISMREFFSYRLQMRSHESQVILISRSLFQQFLVDSYTMVEAERLQYHRHHQNKFRSHQLQGLHECLIQGETQAAKTGKRVFLPSSFVGGPRYRC; from the exons ATGCTTGATTCCCATAATTCACTTGCTAAGGTGTTTCGGTATGCTGCTGAAAGATTTGCTCAGGATTCAACGACTCCACTTCGAGTTCGTCTTATTAAGAAGAGGGATACCAACAGTAGAAGATACAATCTACCATCAACATCTGAAGTTGCAGCCTTTATTTTCGGTGATTTCGATCAAGAAAACCTTGCAAGAGATGTTATTATCGAAACACATTCAAACCTGTTGAAACGAATTGATGTTAATCACCCTCAGTATCTAGCTCTTCAATACCTCTTGCTATTTCCATACGAAGAAGATGGTTTCAGGAACGACATTTTAATTTCTGAAGAAATAtctaatcaaaatatatataaaaaggaaACCATTAGCATGAGGGAATTTTTTTCTTATCGCCTTCAGATGAGATCTCATGAGTCGCAAGTTATTCTAATATCAAGAAGTTTGTTCCAGCAGTTTTTAGTGGATAGTTACACCATGGTAGAGGCTGAAAGATTGCAGTATCATAGGCACCACCAGAACAAGTTTCGCTCCCATCAATTGCAAGGGCTTCATGAGTGTCTTATTCAGGGTGAAACTCAAGCTGCTAAAACTGGCAAACGGGTTTTCTTGCCATCTTCATTTGTTGGTGGTCCTCGATACAG GTGTTGA
- the LOC112722498 gene encoding uncharacterized protein isoform X3 has protein sequence MSVLFRVKLKLLKLANGFSCHLHLLVVLDTVVYIVEFQKRGLPHYHILLFIQPNQNPQSSTHIDQHISAEIPDEHVQPKLHKLVQKFIVHGPCQVVNTSSPCMVNEKCSKFYPLAFRETTVIVNASFPKYKRPDNGRFIHDSAVFVDEIQNYYDCRYISACEAFWRLFGFEIQFKQPSIIRLPFHLPNEQHVLHQDHQLIENVIDNAAAKDSMFIGWMRANKEFDIAHNLTFVDMPTYFVWNKQGHIWKPRKQGHVIGRLTHIPQSHGKEYYLRLLLNYQKGCESFADI, from the exons ATGAGTGTCTTATTCAGGGTGAAACTCAAGCTGCTAAAACTGGCAAACGGGTTTTCTTGCCATCTTCATTTGTTGGTGGTCCTCGATACAG TTGTCTATATAGTTGaatttcaaaagcgtggccttcCCCACTATCACATTTTGTTGTTTATTCAACCAAATCAAAATCCACAATCCTCCACCCATATTGATCAACATATCTCAGCTGAGATTCCTGACGAACACGTTCAACCGAAGCTCCACAAATTAGTTCAGAAGTTCATAGTTCATGGACCATGTCAAGTGGTTAATACTAGCAGCCCATGCATGGTGAACGAAAAGTGTTCCAAATTTTATCCACTCGCCTTCCGTGAGACAACAGTTATAGTCAATGCAAGCTTCCCGAAGTATAAACGCCCGGATAACGGCCGTTTCATCC ATGATTCGGCTGTCTTCGTGGATGAAATTCAAAATTACTATGATTGTCGTTATATCTCTGCGTGTGAGGCTTTTTGGAGGCTGTTCGGTTTCGAGATTCAATTCAAACAACCTAGCATCATTCGCCTGCCATTCCATCTGCCAAATGAACAGCATGTGCTACACCAAGATCATCAGCTAATTGAAAATGTCATAGACAATGCTGCTGCAAAAGATAGTATGTTTATTGGATGGATGAGAGCTAACAAGGAATTTGATATTGCCCATAACCTCACTTTCGTGGATATGCCAACATATTTTGTTTGGAATAAGCAGGGACATATATGGAAGCCTCGGAAACAGGGTCATGTCATCGGTCGTCTTACCCATATTCCTCAgtcccatggaaaggagtattaTCTTCGTCTGTTGTTGAATTACCAAAAGGGGTGTGAATCTTTTGCAGATATCTGA
- the LOC112722498 gene encoding uncharacterized protein isoform X1, whose translation MLNKYCYEALDKCFKDILRFSNAFKPNAPFGGKVVFLEVLRLTENMRLRGCSQDIRDVELKKFADWILNLGDGLLGDSSDGESVIRIPEKLLFNFESPSLHDLVLFVYPDILLHISSADYFKDKSILAPTLDVVTEVNNHVMSLLLGNERVYLSSDTLLNEDGHLESELYTMSTESLNALNCSGIPQHKLVLKIGVPVMLLRNIDQSNGLCNGTWMQVRRLGDHVIECVILAGRNVCKVVLIPRMNMIPNNETLLIRFIRRQFPIMLCFAMAINKSQGQTLSTVGVYLSRPVFTHDQLCVALFRVNSMSGLKILIIDSNGTASNHTLNIVYRKVFVNLFSPLQSLL comes from the exons ATGCTAAACAAATACTGCTACGAAGCACTCGACAAGTGCTTCAAGGATATTCTTCGTTTTAGCAATGCGTTTAAGCCTAATGCTCCTTTTGGTGGAAAAGTTGTGTTCTTGGAG GTGTTGAGGTTGACCGAAAACATGAGGTTGCGTGGCTGTTCACAGGATATCCGCGATGTTGAGTTAAAGAAGTTTGCTGACTGGATCCTTAACTTAGGTGACGGGTTATTGGGAGACAGTTCCGATGGTGAGTCGGTGATTAGGATACCGGAGAAGTTGCTATTTAATTTTGAGTCCCCATCTCTTCACGACTTGGTGTTGTTTGTTTATCCAGATATCTTACTTCATATTTCCAGCGCCGACTACTTTAAGGACAAGAGTATATTAGCACCAACACTTGATGTGGTGACCGAAGTTAACAATCATGTCATGTCTTTGCTTCTTGGCAATGAACGGGTTTATTTGAGTTCTGATACACTGTTGAATGAAGACGGTCACTTAGAATCCGAATTGTACACAATGAGCACAGAGTCTTTGAATGCATTGAATTGTTCTGGTATTCCACAACACAAGTTAGTGCTTAAGATTGGTGTGCCAGTCATGCTTCTTCGCAATATTGACCAATCTAATGGATTGTGCAACGGCACATGGATGCAAGTTAGGCGACTTGGTGATCATGTTATTGAATGCGTCATCTTAGCAGGGCGAAACGTTTGTAAGGTTGTTTTAATTCCAAGGATGAACATGATCCCCAACAATGAAACCTTACTTATCAGGTTTATCCGAAGGCAGTTTCCAATTATGCTTTGTTTTGCAATGGCAATAAACAAGTCCCAAGGACAGACACTCTCAACTGTTGGTGTGTATCTTTCAAGGCCCGTTTTCACACATGATCAGCTTTGTGTTGCACTTTTCCGAGTCAACAGTATGTCTGGTCTCAAGATCTTGATTATTGATTCCAATGGAACCGCATCAAATCATACTCTTAATATTGTGTACAGGAAAGTCTTTGTCAATTTATTTTCTCCCCTTCAGTCATTACTGTGA
- the LOC112722498 gene encoding uncharacterized protein isoform X2, which translates to MRLRGCSQDIRDVELKKFADWILNLGDGLLGDSSDGESVIRIPEKLLFNFESPSLHDLVLFVYPDILLHISSADYFKDKSILAPTLDVVTEVNNHVMSLLLGNERVYLSSDTLLNEDGHLESELYTMSTESLNALNCSGIPQHKLVLKIGVPVMLLRNIDQSNGLCNGTWMQVRRLGDHVIECVILAGRNVCKVVLIPRMNMIPNNETLLIRFIRRQFPIMLCFAMAINKSQGQTLSTVGVYLSRPVFTHDQLCVALFRVNSMSGLKILIIDSNGTASNHTLNIVYRKVFVNLFSPLQSLL; encoded by the coding sequence ATGAGGTTGCGTGGCTGTTCACAGGATATCCGCGATGTTGAGTTAAAGAAGTTTGCTGACTGGATCCTTAACTTAGGTGACGGGTTATTGGGAGACAGTTCCGATGGTGAGTCGGTGATTAGGATACCGGAGAAGTTGCTATTTAATTTTGAGTCCCCATCTCTTCACGACTTGGTGTTGTTTGTTTATCCAGATATCTTACTTCATATTTCCAGCGCCGACTACTTTAAGGACAAGAGTATATTAGCACCAACACTTGATGTGGTGACCGAAGTTAACAATCATGTCATGTCTTTGCTTCTTGGCAATGAACGGGTTTATTTGAGTTCTGATACACTGTTGAATGAAGACGGTCACTTAGAATCCGAATTGTACACAATGAGCACAGAGTCTTTGAATGCATTGAATTGTTCTGGTATTCCACAACACAAGTTAGTGCTTAAGATTGGTGTGCCAGTCATGCTTCTTCGCAATATTGACCAATCTAATGGATTGTGCAACGGCACATGGATGCAAGTTAGGCGACTTGGTGATCATGTTATTGAATGCGTCATCTTAGCAGGGCGAAACGTTTGTAAGGTTGTTTTAATTCCAAGGATGAACATGATCCCCAACAATGAAACCTTACTTATCAGGTTTATCCGAAGGCAGTTTCCAATTATGCTTTGTTTTGCAATGGCAATAAACAAGTCCCAAGGACAGACACTCTCAACTGTTGGTGTGTATCTTTCAAGGCCCGTTTTCACACATGATCAGCTTTGTGTTGCACTTTTCCGAGTCAACAGTATGTCTGGTCTCAAGATCTTGATTATTGATTCCAATGGAACCGCATCAAATCATACTCTTAATATTGTGTACAGGAAAGTCTTTGTCAATTTATTTTCTCCCCTTCAGTCATTACTGTGA